One Enterococcus silesiacus genomic window carries:
- the recU gene encoding Holliday junction resolvase RecU (functions in homologous recombination, DNA repair, and chromosome segregation; binds preferentially to three- and four-stranded DNA intermediates; introduces specific nick sites in four-stranded DNA substrates; functions similarly to Escherichia coli RuvC), whose protein sequence is MAFHYPNGTPYNNHEAPKSKKQVKKQKSIQFGKRGMDFEEEINKSNAYYLMHSKAVVHKKPTPVQIVKVDYPSRSAAVIKEAYFRQASTTDYNGVYKGYYLDFEAKETKNKTSFPFKNFHQHQIDHIQQCLAQNGICFVLLWFSSLNRCFFFSGEELVTCWSKQEKTGKKSLPLSIIEKNGIEIQIGIAPRVPYLDAVEQHIQSNKGVAINDN, encoded by the coding sequence ATGGCTTTTCATTATCCTAATGGTACTCCCTATAATAATCATGAAGCACCCAAATCAAAAAAACAAGTAAAAAAACAAAAATCAATTCAATTTGGTAAACGAGGCATGGATTTTGAAGAAGAAATCAACAAAAGCAATGCTTATTATCTGATGCACAGCAAAGCTGTCGTTCATAAAAAGCCCACTCCCGTTCAAATTGTCAAAGTTGATTATCCCAGCCGTAGTGCCGCTGTCATCAAAGAAGCTTACTTTAGACAAGCTTCCACTACTGATTACAATGGCGTCTATAAAGGATATTATCTGGATTTTGAAGCAAAGGAAACCAAGAACAAAACCTCTTTTCCTTTTAAAAACTTTCATCAACACCAGATCGACCATATCCAGCAATGTTTGGCGCAAAATGGAATTTGCTTTGTTCTATTGTGGTTCTCTTCATTGAATAGATGTTTCTTTTTTAGCGGAGAAGAATTAGTAACTTGTTGGTCAAAACAAGAAAAAACTGGAAAAAAATCGTTGCCTTTATCTATTATTGAAAAAAATGGAATAGAGATCCAAATTGGAATTGCACCTCGAGTTCCCTACTTGGATGCAGTTGAGCAACATATTCAATCAAACAAAGGAGTTGCGATTAATGACAACTGA
- a CDS encoding cell division protein GpsB — translation MANLVYSPKDILQKEFKTKMRGYDPVEVDEFLDNVIKDYEAYNKELLTLQEENNRLLAKLDQASKVQQAMPPRGGQEMPKSAAVTNFDILKRLSNLEREVFGKKLDDTPASNPISGMSHSNPYESNLHNPYEREIDNSETRQF, via the coding sequence ATGGCAAATTTAGTATACAGTCCCAAAGATATTTTACAAAAAGAATTTAAAACAAAAATGCGCGGTTATGATCCAGTTGAAGTTGATGAGTTTTTAGATAACGTAATCAAAGATTATGAAGCGTACAACAAAGAACTTTTAACTTTACAAGAAGAAAATAACCGTTTGTTAGCAAAACTTGATCAAGCTTCTAAAGTGCAACAAGCAATGCCACCACGCGGCGGACAAGAAATGCCTAAAAGTGCAGCCGTTACAAACTTCGATATTCTAAAACGTTTGTCTAATTTAGAACGCGAAGTCTTTGGCAAAAAATTAGATGACACGCCTGCTTCGAATCCAATTTCAGGTATGAGCCATTCTAATCCATATGAAAGTAACTTGCACAATCCATATGAACGTGAGATAGACAATTCAGAAACACGTCAATTTTAA
- a CDS encoding transglutaminase: MYYDLNYMSVPLPEDVIKLKNYGDFEGADKLIQHLLANDIPEALRKRLEIEQDIIRIVGINEYPFDFAKANEMMKETFKEYQEHELTILKETGKVDWLYIDGKSHFQRRFLLNLIKTQADYEARLIVKEDNEVDRLRKQELTQNVQLMKEHGRRKVKIHLKTSIQVKKEYERPGEIVKVYLPLPKECKQVSDIQILKTIPEATFIAPESEDQRTVYFETTLEKDQVFSVEYSYINQVDYVELDPEKASELQPEFDLNEALPHIRFTPYLELLLAEILAGETNPIRKARKIYDFITTKVNYSFMREYFTIDNISEYAAVNLKGDCGVQAILFITLCRMAKIPAKWQSGLYVSQYYTGCHDWTQFYVAPYGWVFADLSFGGGARRNGDLDRWNYYFGNLDIFRMPANSEIQTDFNPPKQFLRADPIDNQRGEFEYEDQGLPYAYLDVKQELIAMEELV, from the coding sequence ATGTACTATGATTTAAACTATATGAGTGTACCTTTACCAGAAGACGTGATTAAACTAAAAAACTACGGTGATTTTGAAGGTGCAGATAAGTTGATCCAACACCTACTCGCTAATGATATACCAGAAGCATTGCGAAAACGTCTAGAAATTGAACAAGATATTATTCGGATTGTCGGTATTAACGAATATCCATTTGATTTTGCTAAAGCTAACGAAATGATGAAAGAAACGTTCAAAGAATATCAAGAGCATGAACTAACTATTTTGAAAGAAACTGGGAAAGTAGATTGGCTTTATATTGACGGAAAGAGTCATTTCCAACGTCGCTTTTTGTTGAATTTGATTAAAACGCAAGCAGATTATGAAGCGAGATTGATCGTAAAAGAAGATAACGAAGTTGATCGTTTGCGAAAACAAGAGTTGACCCAAAATGTTCAATTGATGAAAGAACATGGGAGAAGAAAAGTAAAAATCCATTTAAAAACCAGTATTCAAGTGAAAAAAGAATACGAACGCCCAGGAGAAATAGTCAAAGTATATCTGCCTTTGCCTAAGGAATGTAAACAAGTGTCTGATATTCAGATTTTGAAGACGATACCTGAAGCGACCTTTATTGCACCTGAGAGTGAAGACCAACGTACCGTTTATTTTGAAACGACTTTGGAAAAAGATCAAGTATTTTCAGTGGAATATAGTTATATCAATCAAGTCGATTATGTTGAGCTAGATCCAGAAAAAGCGTCTGAGCTTCAACCAGAATTTGACTTGAATGAAGCGTTACCTCATATTCGTTTTACACCCTATTTGGAACTGTTACTCGCTGAGATTTTGGCTGGGGAGACCAATCCAATTAGAAAAGCCCGAAAGATCTATGATTTTATCACGACAAAAGTCAACTATTCATTTATGCGGGAATATTTTACGATCGATAACATCTCAGAGTATGCTGCAGTTAATTTAAAGGGAGACTGCGGCGTCCAAGCAATCTTGTTTATAACATTGTGCCGCATGGCTAAAATCCCGGCAAAATGGCAGTCAGGGCTATATGTGTCGCAATACTATACTGGCTGTCATGATTGGACACAATTTTATGTAGCACCTTATGGCTGGGTATTCGCTGATCTATCTTTTGGCGGTGGTGCACGTAGAAATGGTGATTTAGATCGTTGGAATTATTATTTTGGAAATTTAGATATCTTCAGAATGCCTGCAAATAGTGAGATCCAAACAGACTTCAATCCGCCAAAACAGTTTTTACGAGCTGATCCGATCGACAATCAGCGGGGAGAATTTGAATATGAAGACCAAGGACTTCCTTATGCATACTTAGATGTAAAACAAGAATTGATAGCAATGGAGGAACTTGTGTAA
- a CDS encoding CTP synthetase: MTKYIFVTGGVVSSIGKGIVAASLGRLLKNRGLKVTIQKFDPYINVDPGTMSPYQHGEVFVTDDGAETDLDLGHYERFIDINLNKYSNVTTGKIYSEVLRKERKGEYLGATVQVIPHITNEIKDKIMRAATMTDADIIITEVGGTVGDIESLPFLEALRQMKADVGSDNVMYIHTTLIPYLKAAGEMKTKPTQHSVKELRSLGIQPNILVVRTELPVSQGTKNKLAQFCDVAPEAVIESRDVETLYSIPLALQAQNMDQIVCDHLKLDVPAADMTEWRALEEKVLGLKKTTRIALVGKYVELPDAYLSVVEALKHAGFAFDSDIVIDWIDSQELTEENVAETLKDADGILVPGGFGDRGVEGKIEAIRFAREKDVPFLGICLGMQMACVEFARNVVKLEDAGSAENNPEILNNIIDLMADQENVENLGGTLRLGLYPCKLKKGSVTAAAYEGQEVVQERHRHRYEFNNKYRQLFEENGLVFSGVSPDNRLVEIVELPEKKFFVGCQFHPELISRPNRPQHLFKGFVEAALNNQ, translated from the coding sequence ATGACAAAATATATCTTTGTTACAGGCGGCGTAGTTTCTTCAATTGGGAAGGGAATTGTCGCAGCATCTTTAGGGCGTTTATTAAAAAATCGCGGCTTGAAAGTAACGATTCAAAAATTTGATCCATATATCAACGTGGATCCAGGAACAATGAGTCCTTACCAACATGGAGAAGTTTTTGTCACAGATGATGGTGCCGAAACAGACTTAGACTTAGGTCACTATGAACGTTTTATTGATATCAACTTAAATAAATATTCAAATGTGACCACGGGTAAGATTTATTCGGAGGTATTGAGAAAAGAACGTAAGGGTGAATATTTAGGGGCAACTGTGCAAGTTATTCCTCATATCACAAATGAAATCAAAGATAAAATCATGCGCGCAGCCACTATGACCGATGCGGATATCATTATTACAGAGGTTGGCGGAACAGTTGGTGATATTGAATCATTACCGTTTTTAGAAGCATTACGTCAAATGAAAGCAGACGTTGGTAGCGATAATGTGATGTATATCCACACAACGCTGATTCCATACCTTAAAGCGGCCGGCGAAATGAAAACTAAGCCAACACAACATAGTGTAAAAGAATTACGCAGTTTAGGGATTCAACCGAATATTTTAGTCGTTCGTACCGAATTACCAGTTTCTCAAGGAACAAAAAATAAATTAGCTCAATTTTGTGACGTAGCGCCGGAAGCTGTTATCGAATCACGTGATGTTGAAACGCTATACTCAATACCGTTAGCGCTACAAGCTCAAAACATGGATCAAATTGTTTGTGATCATTTAAAACTAGATGTGCCAGCAGCAGACATGACTGAATGGCGTGCATTGGAAGAAAAAGTATTAGGCTTAAAGAAAACAACTAGAATTGCTTTAGTTGGTAAGTATGTGGAACTCCCTGATGCCTATCTTTCAGTAGTAGAAGCCTTAAAACATGCTGGTTTTGCTTTTGACTCTGATATTGTAATCGATTGGATCGATTCACAAGAGCTGACGGAAGAAAACGTTGCAGAGACGTTAAAAGATGCTGACGGAATCTTAGTACCAGGTGGATTTGGCGATCGTGGTGTAGAAGGCAAGATCGAAGCGATTCGTTTTGCCCGTGAAAAGGACGTGCCGTTTTTAGGGATTTGTTTAGGAATGCAAATGGCCTGTGTTGAATTTGCTCGCAATGTTGTAAAATTAGAAGATGCGGGTTCTGCTGAAAATAATCCAGAGATTCTTAATAACATCATTGATTTGATGGCAGATCAAGAAAATGTTGAAAATCTTGGTGGAACATTACGGTTAGGTTTATACCCATGTAAACTTAAAAAAGGTAGTGTTACAGCTGCAGCGTATGAAGGACAAGAAGTGGTTCAAGAACGTCATCGTCATCGCTATGAGTTCAATAATAAATACCGTCAATTATTTGAAGAAAACGGCTTAGTATTCTCTGGCGTTTCACCAGACAATCGCTTAGTTGAAATCGTTGAATTACCTGAGAAAAAATTCTTTGTGGGTTGCCAATTCCATCCAGAATTGATTTCTAGACCAAATAGACCGCAACATTTGTTTAAAGGATTTGTTGAGGCAGCTTTAAATAATCAATAA
- a CDS encoding RNA methyltransferase → MTKEKTFKLVATAASGLEALVGKELRDLGISCEVENGKALFEGTMETIATANLWLRTADRIKIIVGEFDAFSFDELFEKVKALPWEDYLPMDAEFPVAGKSIKSKLYSTPDCQSITKKAIVNRLREVYHRPATVPLAETGAFFQLEVALLKDHVTVTIDTTGPSLFKRGYRIEKGGAPLKENMAAALVALTNWRKDRPFYDPVCGSGTICIEAALIGHNIAPGFNREFVCETWDWFDSAVFEKVRKEADEKADYDIKLDIMGSDINGKMIEIAKANAEEIGLGDSITFKQLALRDFTTEKEYGVMVANPPYGERLGEEESVRKLYKEMGEVFRPLKTWSKYILTSDLTFEQYYGARATKKRKLYNGALRTDLFQYWGERPPRKPREE, encoded by the coding sequence ATGACAAAAGAAAAAACATTTAAACTTGTTGCTACCGCAGCGAGCGGTTTAGAAGCATTAGTGGGAAAAGAATTACGTGATTTAGGGATTTCTTGCGAAGTAGAGAATGGGAAAGCATTATTTGAAGGGACTATGGAAACAATTGCTACAGCCAACTTATGGTTACGTACAGCGGATCGTATCAAGATTATTGTTGGTGAATTTGATGCCTTTAGTTTTGACGAGTTATTTGAAAAAGTTAAAGCGTTGCCTTGGGAAGATTATTTGCCGATGGATGCAGAATTTCCGGTAGCTGGAAAATCAATCAAATCCAAATTATACAGCACACCGGACTGTCAATCGATTACTAAAAAAGCCATCGTCAACCGCTTAAGAGAAGTCTATCATCGCCCAGCGACGGTGCCTCTAGCTGAAACAGGTGCATTTTTCCAATTGGAAGTTGCTCTTTTAAAAGACCATGTGACGGTAACGATCGATACGACTGGCCCTAGTCTATTTAAACGCGGCTATCGTATTGAAAAAGGTGGAGCGCCATTAAAAGAAAATATGGCAGCGGCATTAGTAGCGTTGACAAATTGGCGTAAAGACCGTCCGTTTTATGATCCAGTGTGTGGGTCTGGAACGATTTGTATTGAAGCCGCTTTGATCGGTCATAATATTGCACCAGGTTTTAACCGTGAGTTTGTCTGTGAAACGTGGGATTGGTTTGATTCAGCTGTTTTTGAAAAAGTTCGCAAAGAAGCAGATGAGAAAGCAGATTATGATATCAAATTAGACATTATGGGATCTGATATCAACGGAAAAATGATCGAAATCGCTAAAGCAAATGCAGAAGAAATTGGTTTAGGTGATTCTATCACATTCAAACAATTGGCGTTGCGTGACTTTACTACTGAAAAGGAATATGGCGTGATGGTTGCAAATCCACCTTACGGAGAACGTTTAGGTGAGGAAGAATCTGTGCGTAAATTATATAAAGAAATGGGCGAAGTTTTCCGTCCTCTGAAAACCTGGAGCAAATATATTTTAACGAGTGATTTAACGTTTGAACAATATTATGGTGCAAGAGCTACGAAAAAGAGAAAATTATACAATGGTGCATTACGTACTGACTTGTTCCAATATTGGGGAGAAAGACCGCCGAGAAAACCAAGAGAAGAGTAG
- a CDS encoding aromatic ring hydroxylase — protein MTETNQEWSAEEIEDIKEQILTALETVIDPELGIDIVNLGLIYEVEFAQNGDTVIKMTLTTMGCPLADVLTEQIHEALKEIPEVKNPEVKLVWYPAWTTDKMSRYARIALGIR, from the coding sequence ATGACTGAAACAAATCAAGAATGGTCTGCTGAAGAGATTGAAGATATCAAGGAACAAATTTTAACTGCTCTAGAAACTGTGATTGATCCTGAACTTGGCATAGATATCGTAAATCTAGGATTAATCTATGAAGTTGAATTTGCACAAAATGGTGACACCGTCATCAAAATGACCCTAACAACAATGGGCTGCCCATTAGCTGATGTTTTAACTGAGCAAATCCATGAAGCCTTAAAAGAAATTCCTGAAGTAAAAAATCCAGAAGTGAAACTTGTCTGGTATCCAGCTTGGACGACTGATAAAATGTCACGGTATGCTCGAATTGCTTTAGGTATCAGATAA
- a CDS encoding dipeptide epimerase, translating into MKITKINVAPKAVRLKEPITISLGTIEHSMSAVVEIETDEGIIGYGEGSPGILITGETLKGTTECIQLFEKQLVGVDPLDLEKIHSIMNSTAAKAPSAKTAIDIACYDLFGKKANLPVYKLLGGFDSKVKTDMTIGIDLPEVMAEKARLAVSQGFDTLKIKVGTGFAADVARIKTIREAVGSQINLRLDANQGWKPKEAVNTINHLAEYGIELVEQPVAYYDIEGLAFVTANVATPIMSDESCFDSKDALRLIKAHAVDFVNIKLMKCGGIHEALKINNICEAAGVECMIGCMVEETNIGVTAAAHLAAATKNITRADLDATFGLNEVAIPGGVGLVPTSLITLSDKAGLGLSK; encoded by the coding sequence GTGAAAATAACCAAAATTAATGTCGCACCAAAAGCAGTTAGATTAAAAGAACCAATCACGATTTCATTAGGAACAATTGAGCATTCAATGAGTGCAGTCGTTGAAATTGAAACTGATGAAGGAATTATTGGTTATGGTGAAGGCTCACCGGGCATCTTGATCACAGGTGAAACATTAAAAGGCACAACTGAATGTATTCAATTATTTGAAAAACAACTAGTGGGTGTTGATCCTCTAGACCTTGAAAAAATCCACAGTATTATGAATTCTACTGCAGCCAAAGCACCATCAGCAAAAACTGCGATTGATATTGCTTGCTATGATTTATTTGGAAAAAAGGCAAATTTACCAGTTTACAAACTTCTAGGCGGTTTTGATTCAAAAGTTAAAACAGATATGACGATTGGGATTGATCTACCTGAGGTGATGGCTGAAAAAGCAAGACTAGCGGTTTCGCAAGGATTTGATACCTTGAAAATCAAAGTTGGAACAGGTTTTGCTGCTGATGTTGCTAGGATCAAAACCATCAGAGAAGCAGTTGGCAGCCAAATAAACTTGCGTTTAGATGCCAATCAAGGCTGGAAACCTAAAGAAGCAGTAAACACGATCAATCACTTAGCGGAATATGGTATTGAATTAGTGGAACAGCCTGTGGCTTATTATGATATCGAAGGTTTAGCATTCGTTACGGCAAATGTGGCGACACCGATCATGTCAGATGAAAGTTGTTTTGACTCCAAAGATGCCTTACGTTTGATCAAGGCACATGCTGTTGATTTTGTGAATATCAAGCTGATGAAATGCGGTGGCATCCATGAAGCGCTGAAAATCAACAATATTTGTGAAGCCGCAGGTGTTGAATGCATGATTGGATGTATGGTTGAAGAGACTAACATTGGTGTGACAGCCGCAGCCCATCTTGCTGCAGCAACGAAAAATATCACAAGAGCTGATTTAGATGCAACGTTCGGACTGAATGAGGTAGCAATTCCAGGGGGCGTTGGACTTGTGCCGACTAGTTTGATCACATTATCGGATAAAGCCGGTTTAGGCTTGAGCAAATAA
- a CDS encoding peptide ABC transporter substrate-binding protein: MKKGLKQSITLITTLLLLSACGGNTSDKSADSTDKTTTGEKSAKVLNLMEASEVGSMDTIFTQDEPSVNAQSNVFEGLYQLDEKDNVVPAVAKDMPEISEDGKTYKIKLREDAKWSNGDKVTANDFVFAWKKMADPKNQANYFFLMDGTILNGTEIVNEEKSADELGVKALDDYTLEIKMAKPVTYFTSLLAFSPFFPQNEKFVTEKGKEYGTSSENIVSNGPFLMENWDQASMSWDLIANPNYYDVDKVKSEKIHFEVLKETNTVFNLYESGELDVAILTGDFAKQNKDNPDYEAIQRSKVYSLRMNQKRNDKPSIFANENVRKAVAYALDKKSLVENILADGSKDIYGYIPKDFVANPETGEDFRKEAGDLVKTDEKRANEYLDKAKKELNGDVTIELLSKDGDGDKKVAEFIQGQLEKTLPGLKVNVKTVPLNNSIELMKKGDYELSVSMWGPDYQDPMTFLESSVSTKNKTSYRSEKYDQLIDDASNKYANEPEKRWKALIEAEKVLVEEDVALIPLYQQARGQLVRSGVEGIEYHNFGATSTYKNAYIKE, from the coding sequence ATGAAAAAGGGGTTAAAACAAAGTATCACATTGATCACAACTCTACTGCTACTTTCAGCTTGCGGGGGCAATACGAGCGATAAATCAGCAGATAGTACAGACAAAACAACAACGGGTGAAAAATCAGCGAAAGTATTAAATTTAATGGAAGCCTCTGAAGTGGGCTCGATGGACACGATTTTTACGCAAGATGAGCCAAGCGTTAATGCGCAATCAAATGTTTTTGAAGGGCTTTATCAATTAGACGAAAAAGATAACGTTGTTCCAGCAGTAGCCAAAGACATGCCAGAAATCTCTGAAGATGGTAAAACCTACAAAATAAAATTAAGAGAAGATGCAAAATGGTCAAATGGAGACAAAGTAACAGCGAATGATTTTGTTTTTGCTTGGAAAAAAATGGCCGATCCTAAAAATCAAGCGAATTACTTTTTCTTGATGGATGGTACGATTCTTAACGGGACAGAGATCGTAAATGAAGAAAAATCAGCTGACGAATTAGGCGTAAAAGCATTGGATGATTATACGCTGGAAATCAAAATGGCTAAACCCGTCACTTATTTCACCTCATTACTGGCATTTTCACCATTCTTCCCGCAAAATGAAAAATTTGTGACGGAAAAGGGCAAAGAATACGGCACATCTAGTGAAAATATCGTTTCTAATGGACCATTCTTAATGGAAAATTGGGATCAGGCATCAATGTCTTGGGACTTAATTGCCAATCCAAACTATTATGATGTAGACAAAGTGAAATCAGAAAAAATCCATTTTGAAGTGTTAAAAGAAACGAATACTGTGTTTAATCTTTATGAATCTGGTGAGCTGGATGTAGCTATTTTAACAGGAGATTTTGCAAAACAAAATAAAGACAATCCTGATTACGAAGCGATTCAACGCTCAAAAGTCTATTCATTAAGAATGAACCAAAAAAGAAATGACAAACCATCAATTTTTGCCAACGAAAATGTACGTAAAGCCGTTGCGTACGCACTTGACAAGAAAAGTTTAGTAGAAAATATCTTAGCCGATGGTTCTAAAGACATTTATGGCTATATCCCTAAAGATTTCGTTGCCAATCCTGAAACAGGAGAAGATTTCAGAAAAGAAGCAGGGGACTTAGTTAAAACAGATGAAAAACGAGCAAATGAGTATCTAGACAAAGCGAAAAAAGAATTGAACGGTGATGTAACAATCGAATTACTCTCTAAAGATGGTGATGGCGACAAAAAAGTTGCTGAATTCATTCAAGGGCAACTCGAAAAAACCTTGCCAGGTTTAAAAGTCAATGTCAAAACTGTTCCATTGAATAATTCGATCGAGCTAATGAAAAAAGGTGACTATGAACTTTCTGTCAGTATGTGGGGTCCAGATTACCAAGATCCGATGACCTTCTTAGAAAGTTCGGTTAGTACGAAAAATAAAACAAGCTACCGCAGTGAAAAATACGATCAGCTGATCGATGACGCATCAAATAAATATGCTAATGAACCAGAAAAACGTTGGAAAGCATTGATTGAAGCTGAAAAAGTCTTAGTAGAAGAAGATGTAGCGCTGATTCCGTTGTATCAACAAGCTAGAGGACAGCTAGTCCGCTCAGGAGTTGAAGGAATCGAATATCATAACTTTGGCGCAACCAGCACATATAAAAATGCTTACATTAAAGAATAA
- a CDS encoding penicillin-binding protein: MTTDEISSRAARHGHTTTSNGTVNMPSNGGKKPKKKRIFLKVFIGLVILGIVGLLAGVGLFWSYAKDAPKIEDDKLSATVSSKLYDANNEVFEELGAEKREMIKPTDVPQLLKDAVVSVEDKRFYKHSGVDPIRILGSAFSNFRTGGLQGGSTLTQQLIKLSYFSTKEKDQNLKRKAQEAWMAIQLEKEKSKEEILTYYINKVYMANGLYGMETAAQSYFGKPLAELSLPQTALLAGMPQAPNDYDPYVKPDMAKERRDVVLFTMKENDKITQKEYDDAKATPIDDGLQPLKQSNENRKIVDNYIREVIAEVESMGKNPYTDGLDIHTNLDMDAQKRLYDIINSDTYVEYPDPDFQVASTVIDVKTGQVKAQIGGRHIPDDVQLGTNTAIETDRDVGSTMKPIADYGPAIENLNYSTGRIMMDQPTTYEGTNIPVTNADMQYYGALTMRKAIMYSRNTTAIRTFDAVGSDKSAAFLKDLGIEFKNIVAANAISSNTSELGGNKYGVSSLKLAAAYAAFANMGVYNKPYYVNKVVYQDGSEDVTETESKRAMKDSTAYMMTDMLKDVITGGTAFNAGVPGLIQAGKTGTANYTDDDLAKMGASESSSIAPDSTFVGYTPHYAVSVWTGYKQRLTPIPYEYWGTASDVYREMMTYLSEGVSNDDWIMPDSVIRSGSELYVKGAYEEQLLPSNTGYESSASWENPISSEPATTSSSTAASQTEPSSTQASIPAVSSTQQTEQPTSTAPTEPPTSSDPPEQPSSTPPEQNNAAGG; encoded by the coding sequence ATGACAACTGATGAAATAAGTTCACGTGCAGCTAGACACGGACATACTACTACTTCTAACGGTACTGTCAATATGCCGTCAAATGGTGGTAAAAAACCAAAGAAAAAACGAATCTTTCTAAAAGTATTTATAGGATTGGTTATTCTTGGAATCGTCGGTCTTCTGGCAGGTGTCGGTCTTTTCTGGTCCTATGCTAAAGATGCCCCTAAAATAGAAGACGACAAACTAAGTGCTACAGTCTCTTCAAAATTATACGATGCAAATAATGAAGTTTTTGAAGAACTTGGTGCTGAAAAACGAGAAATGATCAAACCAACTGATGTACCTCAATTGCTTAAAGATGCAGTCGTATCGGTTGAAGACAAGCGTTTTTACAAGCATAGCGGTGTTGATCCGATCCGAATATTAGGTTCTGCTTTCTCAAACTTTAGAACAGGCGGCCTACAAGGTGGTAGTACACTGACGCAACAATTGATCAAACTTTCTTATTTTTCTACCAAAGAAAAAGATCAAAACCTTAAACGAAAAGCCCAAGAAGCTTGGATGGCCATACAGCTTGAAAAAGAAAAATCAAAAGAAGAGATTCTAACGTATTATATCAATAAAGTCTATATGGCAAATGGTTTATACGGTATGGAAACTGCTGCTCAATCCTATTTTGGAAAACCATTAGCTGAGCTGTCGCTTCCTCAAACCGCGCTTTTAGCTGGAATGCCGCAAGCACCCAACGACTATGATCCATATGTAAAACCTGATATGGCGAAAGAACGTCGTGACGTTGTTTTATTCACAATGAAAGAAAATGATAAGATCACACAAAAAGAATATGATGACGCAAAAGCAACACCTATCGATGATGGTTTACAGCCGTTAAAACAGTCAAATGAAAATCGTAAAATCGTCGATAACTACATCAGAGAAGTTATCGCTGAGGTAGAAAGTATGGGTAAAAATCCTTATACAGATGGTTTGGATATTCATACAAACCTTGATATGGACGCACAAAAACGTCTATATGATATTATCAACAGCGACACCTATGTAGAATACCCTGATCCAGATTTTCAAGTTGCTTCAACTGTGATCGATGTCAAAACAGGTCAAGTCAAAGCACAAATTGGCGGTCGGCATATTCCTGATGATGTCCAATTAGGTACAAATACAGCAATCGAAACTGATCGAGATGTTGGTTCAACTATGAAACCAATCGCAGATTATGGTCCTGCTATTGAAAACTTAAACTATTCAACAGGCCGTATTATGATGGATCAACCGACCACGTATGAAGGAACCAATATTCCTGTTACGAATGCAGATATGCAATATTATGGCGCTCTTACAATGCGTAAAGCGATTATGTATTCTCGTAACACAACAGCGATTCGAACTTTTGATGCTGTGGGTAGTGATAAATCAGCTGCATTTCTTAAAGATTTGGGCATTGAGTTTAAAAATATCGTTGCTGCAAATGCAATCTCTAGTAATACTAGTGAATTAGGCGGCAACAAATACGGCGTCTCTTCCCTAAAATTAGCAGCGGCCTATGCTGCGTTTGCTAATATGGGTGTATACAATAAGCCTTACTACGTTAACAAAGTTGTCTATCAAGACGGCTCAGAAGATGTAACTGAAACTGAAAGTAAACGTGCGATGAAAGATTCAACCGCTTATATGATGACTGATATGCTTAAAGACGTTATTACTGGCGGTACAGCCTTTAATGCTGGGGTTCCTGGGTTAATTCAAGCCGGCAAAACTGGAACGGCCAATTATACTGATGATGATCTTGCTAAAATGGGTGCCTCTGAGTCGTCCAGTATTGCTCCTGACAGCACGTTTGTCGGCTATACACCTCATTATGCAGTTTCTGTATGGACGGGCTATAAACAACGTTTAACGCCTATTCCTTATGAATATTGGGGAACTGCTTCCGATGTTTATCGAGAAATGATGACTTACCTATCTGAGGGAGTGTCCAATGATGATTGGATCATGCCTGATAGTGTTATTCGTTCAGGTAGTGAACTATATGTAAAAGGTGCTTATGAAGAACAACTCTTACCTTCAAACACTGGCTATGAGTCCTCTGCTTCTTGGGAAAATCCAATTAGTTCTGAACCAGCAACAACAAGTAGTTCTACTGCTGCTTCACAAACAGAACCGTCATCAACACAAGCTAGTATTCCGGCAGTTTCTTCTACTCAACAGACAGAACAACCGACATCAACAGCTCCAACAGAGCCACCGACAAGCAGTGATCCACCAGAACAACCATCGAGCACGCCTCCTGAACAAAATAATGCAGCTGGAGGATGA